A DNA window from Thermococcus sp. 4557 contains the following coding sequences:
- the ppcA gene encoding phosphoenolpyruvate carboxylase translates to MIPRTMSTQHPDNVFIPFFAGSPTMGGEDEVIEAFYAFSVLGIDEQMWDFEGKEVDEFVVKKLFERYGYFFKRKKLGEELRLTPRVPNPSVERAEAKLLLETLEAIPRSADYARLFYGEELPPIFEVILPMTTSSQELNRVYELYRHYIAGKQYKRVHDIKLHEWIGEFYPSEIGVIPLFESREAILSAADIVREYLGGKEVEYQRVFLARSDPAMNYGLISAVLYDKLALFELQGLEEELGIPIYPIIGVGGAPFRGHFTPENVEGVLAEYPSVQTFTIQSSFKYDRTPKDVIRAVERIRESKRGKALPVPEEAFEILKKYEARYSEELRALAPFIREVAKFVPSRRRRKLHIGLFGYSREVNGSALPRAIKFTASLYSLGIPPELLGLSALSEKELEFLGDYYLDLYRDIEFAFRYFNPKAAERFPFLKPLAKMARDYERDERHGEITSRILAGELSSELIVEAAGIRGFLG, encoded by the coding sequence TGTTCATTCCCTTTTTCGCGGGCAGTCCGACGATGGGCGGTGAAGATGAGGTCATCGAGGCTTTCTACGCCTTCAGCGTCCTGGGGATAGACGAGCAGATGTGGGACTTCGAGGGCAAGGAGGTTGACGAGTTCGTCGTCAAGAAGCTATTCGAGCGCTATGGCTATTTCTTCAAGCGCAAAAAGCTCGGGGAAGAACTCAGACTGACGCCGCGCGTCCCCAACCCCAGCGTCGAGAGGGCCGAGGCGAAGCTCCTCCTTGAGACCCTGGAGGCGATACCCCGCTCGGCGGACTACGCGAGGCTGTTCTACGGTGAAGAGCTTCCGCCGATATTTGAGGTTATCCTCCCTATGACAACCTCCTCCCAGGAACTGAACAGGGTTTACGAGCTCTACAGACACTACATAGCCGGAAAGCAGTACAAGAGGGTCCACGACATCAAGCTCCACGAGTGGATAGGGGAGTTCTATCCCTCGGAGATAGGTGTCATCCCGCTCTTCGAGAGCAGGGAGGCGATACTGAGCGCGGCGGACATCGTGCGGGAGTACCTCGGCGGGAAGGAGGTCGAATATCAGCGCGTTTTTCTCGCGAGGAGCGACCCCGCGATGAACTACGGCCTCATAAGCGCGGTGCTCTACGACAAGCTGGCGCTCTTCGAACTTCAGGGACTCGAGGAGGAACTCGGGATTCCAATCTATCCGATAATCGGCGTCGGCGGTGCGCCGTTCAGGGGGCACTTCACCCCCGAGAACGTCGAGGGGGTTCTGGCCGAATATCCGAGCGTCCAGACTTTCACGATACAGAGTTCGTTCAAGTACGACAGGACGCCGAAGGACGTCATAAGGGCAGTTGAGCGGATCAGGGAATCGAAGAGGGGAAAAGCCCTGCCCGTTCCGGAGGAGGCGTTTGAAATCCTCAAGAAGTACGAGGCCAGATACTCGGAGGAGCTCAGGGCGCTTGCTCCCTTCATCAGGGAGGTCGCAAAGTTCGTCCCATCGAGGAGACGGAGGAAGCTCCACATCGGCCTCTTCGGCTACTCTCGCGAGGTGAACGGCTCGGCCCTGCCGAGGGCGATAAAATTCACGGCCTCACTCTACTCCCTCGGAATCCCGCCGGAGCTCCTCGGCCTTAGTGCACTGAGCGAGAAGGAGCTCGAATTCCTCGGCGACTACTACCTGGACCTTTATCGGGACATCGAGTTTGCCTTCCGATACTTCAACCCCAAGGCTGCCGAGAGGTTTCCGTTCCTTAAACCGCTCGCGAAGATGGCAAGGGACTACGAGCGGGACGAAAGGCACGGCGAGATAACCTCAAGGATACTGGCCGGAGAGCTGAGCAGTGAGCTGATAGTTGAGGCGGCGGGGATTCGGGGATTTTTGGGATAA
- a CDS encoding DUF1931 family protein, which translates to MSEMVIPYPQLQKILERTCELAVIKPRAEEMMGVVEKKLADLFEVAYENAKAERSSTIKMRHIPITKGFRNSLNLFRAVIEDEKVQIEPIRKYVLKKIPGDIPLEEDVVNELPIIAGTLFVLIGRVIKALHPEIKNVYPEHIEEAKKVLDYTL; encoded by the coding sequence ATGTCAGAGATGGTTATCCCGTACCCCCAGCTGCAGAAGATTCTGGAGAGGACTTGCGAGCTGGCGGTCATCAAGCCGAGGGCGGAGGAGATGATGGGGGTAGTTGAGAAGAAGCTGGCCGACCTCTTCGAGGTGGCCTACGAGAACGCCAAGGCCGAGCGCTCGAGCACCATAAAGATGCGCCACATACCGATCACCAAGGGCTTCAGAAACAGCCTCAACCTCTTCAGGGCAGTCATAGAGGACGAGAAGGTCCAGATCGAGCCCATCAGGAAGTACGTCCTCAAGAAGATACCCGGCGACATTCCGCTCGAGGAGGATGTCGTCAACGAGCTCCCAATTATAGCAGGAACGCTCTTCGTGCTCATCGGAAGGGTCATCAAGGCGCTCCACCCCGAAATCAAGAACGTCTACCCCGAGCACATCGAGGAGGCCAAGAAGGTTTTGGATTATACGCTTTGA
- a CDS encoding PIN domain-containing protein, which yields MEKALYDTNVLIDAVKSGKTLNGYTTVLNIVEFPRALELGLTGITPSLEDYLLAIKISQAMVKKGTPVPAVDAIVAAVAMNRELTLITRDKHFEWIKEEFEELNLQSV from the coding sequence ATGGAAAAGGCTCTCTACGACACCAACGTCCTGATAGACGCGGTAAAATCCGGAAAAACCCTCAACGGATACACCACGGTCCTCAACATCGTCGAGTTTCCGAGGGCGCTTGAGCTTGGCCTGACCGGGATAACGCCGAGCCTCGAAGACTATCTGCTTGCAATCAAGATATCGCAGGCGATGGTCAAGAAAGGGACACCAGTTCCCGCGGTAGATGCGATAGTCGCTGCGGTTGCAATGAACCGGGAGCTAACACTCATTACAAGGGACAAACACTTTGAATGGATAAAAGAAGAGTTTGAGGAACTGAACCTTCAAAGCGTATAA
- a CDS encoding S9 family peptidase: protein MPKGLTEKDLGKFKLVGNIDAFGRKLVFQVTEISVEKDDYFSRLYIYDGRKVKPFTSGKKDGNPRFSPNGKLIAFTSKRDKESKEAELYVIPTDGGEARLLTKFKYGIKNLRFTEDGKSIAVVTPVDIEKKPKDDVHVIKEIPFWFNGVGWVYGKRSVVYLVDLETGRKRRVTPKNLDVSQVRFHDGKLYFIAQEDRERKPMVSDLYVLEGRKAKRLTPGEWSVQDFVPLDDGTFILKANTRERGIPTNTHIYHYNPETGEMRKLTAELDRAAYNSLNCDVRGSQRAELVFRDGWVYYVATDGPRANLFRVNLEGKIERVIGGDRSVESFAIGDYVAFTAQDAVAPTELYVLRDGKEKKVTNFNGWIKEYTLSKPEHFKVKASDGVEIDAWIMKPADFEPGKKYPAVLEIHGGPKTAYGYSFMHEFHVLTAKGFVVIFSNPRGSDGYGEDFADIREHYGERDYQDLMEVVDEALKRFDFIDAEKLGVTGGSYGGFMTNWIVGHTKRFKAAVTQRSISNWVSFFGTTDIGYFFAPDQIGGDPWSNTDGYWEKSPLKYAPNVETPLLVIHSMEDYRCWLPEALQFYTALKYLGKTVELALFPGENHDLSRGGKPKHRVKRLELIVGWMERWLKD from the coding sequence TTTCACCTCCGGAAAGAAGGACGGAAACCCGCGCTTCTCCCCGAACGGAAAGCTGATAGCCTTCACCTCGAAGCGCGATAAGGAGAGCAAGGAAGCCGAGCTGTACGTTATTCCGACCGATGGCGGCGAGGCGAGGCTTCTGACAAAGTTCAAGTACGGGATCAAGAACCTTCGCTTCACGGAGGACGGGAAGAGCATAGCGGTCGTCACGCCCGTGGACATCGAGAAGAAACCGAAGGACGACGTCCACGTCATCAAGGAGATTCCCTTCTGGTTCAACGGTGTCGGCTGGGTCTATGGGAAGAGGAGCGTCGTCTATCTCGTTGACCTTGAGACGGGCAGGAAGAGGCGCGTAACACCGAAGAACCTTGATGTCTCGCAGGTTCGCTTCCACGACGGGAAGCTCTACTTCATAGCCCAGGAAGACCGCGAGAGGAAACCAATGGTGAGCGACCTCTACGTCCTTGAAGGCAGGAAGGCGAAGAGACTAACTCCGGGGGAGTGGAGCGTTCAGGACTTCGTACCCCTCGACGATGGAACCTTCATCCTCAAGGCCAACACCCGCGAGCGCGGAATTCCGACGAACACCCACATCTACCACTACAACCCCGAGACGGGGGAGATGAGGAAGCTCACCGCGGAACTCGACAGGGCTGCATACAACTCCCTGAACTGCGACGTCAGGGGGAGCCAGAGGGCCGAGCTGGTTTTCAGAGACGGCTGGGTTTACTATGTCGCAACCGACGGTCCAAGGGCCAACCTCTTCCGCGTGAACCTTGAGGGGAAAATCGAGCGCGTCATCGGAGGAGATAGAAGCGTTGAGAGCTTCGCAATCGGCGACTACGTAGCCTTCACCGCCCAGGACGCGGTCGCTCCAACGGAGCTCTACGTTCTCAGGGATGGAAAAGAAAAGAAGGTCACGAACTTCAACGGCTGGATAAAGGAATACACCCTCTCCAAGCCGGAGCACTTTAAGGTCAAGGCCAGCGATGGAGTAGAAATTGACGCGTGGATCATGAAGCCCGCTGACTTTGAGCCAGGGAAGAAGTATCCCGCCGTTCTCGAAATCCACGGCGGGCCTAAGACGGCCTACGGCTACTCATTCATGCACGAATTCCACGTTTTGACGGCCAAGGGCTTCGTCGTGATATTCTCCAACCCGCGCGGCAGCGACGGCTACGGTGAGGACTTCGCCGACATAAGGGAGCATTACGGCGAGAGGGATTATCAGGACCTCATGGAGGTCGTTGATGAAGCTCTGAAACGCTTCGACTTCATAGACGCTGAAAAGCTCGGCGTCACCGGCGGCTCCTACGGCGGCTTCATGACCAACTGGATAGTCGGCCACACCAAGCGCTTTAAGGCGGCCGTGACCCAGCGCTCAATCTCCAACTGGGTGAGCTTCTTCGGAACCACCGATATAGGCTACTTCTTCGCGCCGGACCAGATAGGCGGTGACCCCTGGAGCAACACCGACGGCTACTGGGAGAAGAGCCCGCTGAAGTACGCGCCGAACGTCGAGACGCCCTTGCTCGTAATCCACTCGATGGAGGACTACCGCTGCTGGCTTCCTGAGGCTCTTCAGTTCTACACGGCGCTCAAATACCTCGGCAAGACGGTTGAGCTCGCCCTCTTCCCGGGGGAGAACCACGACCTCAGCAGGGGCGGAAAGCCGAAGCACAGGGTCAAGCGGCTTGAGCTGATTGTTGGGTGGATGGAGCGGTGGTTGAAGGACTGA